GGGATCAACAGCTACTACCTGACCAGCGATGGCAGCACCATGAGCTACCGCACCCGCGTGCGTACGCCGAGCTTCCCGCATCTGCAGCAGATTCCTTCAGTAATCCGTGGCAGCCTGGTATCCGACCTGATCGTATATCTGGGTAGTATCGATTTTGTTATGTCAGACGTGGACCGCTAAATTATGCACGATCAACACATTGCCATTAAAACGATCGACCCTAACGAGGTCTTCGTGCTGAGCGCGGAAGAGCATCACGCCATTGAGCACGAAAAACACCACTACGAAGATGCGCGTGCAGCCTCGATTGAAGCGCTGAAGATCGTGCAGAAACAGCGCGGCTGGGTGCCGGACGGCGCGATCAACGCGATTGCCGACGTCCTGGGTATCCCGGCGAGTGATGTTGAAGGTGTGGCGACGTTTTACAGCCAGATCTTCCGCCAGCCGGTTGGCCGCCATGTGATCCGTTACTGTGACAGCGTGGTCTGTCACATCACCGGTTATCAGGGCATCCAGTCCGCACTGGAGCAGCAGCTGAATATCAAACCGGGTCAGACGACCTCTGATGGCCGCTTTACGCTGCTGCCGACCTGCTGCCTGGGCAACTGCGACAAGGGCCCAACGATGATGGTGGATGAAGACACGCATGTGCATCTGACGCCGGAAGGCATCCCTTCTTTGCTGGAGCAGTATCAATGACAATTAAACAGATCATTCGTACTGCTGAAACCCATCCGCTGACCTGGCGGATGCGTGACGATAAGCAACCTGTCTGGCTTGACGAATACCGCAGCAAAAACGGCTATGCCGGTGCGGAAAAAGCGCTGAAAAGCATGTCACAGGATGAAATCGTCGCAGCAGTCAAAGATTCCGGCCTGAAAGGGCGCGGCGGTGCGGGCTTCTCTACCGGTCTGAAGTGGAGCCTGATGCCGAAAGATGAGTCGATGAACATCCGTTACCTGCTGTGTAACGCCGATGAGATGGAGCCAGGCACCTATAAAGACCGCCTGCTGATGGAGCAGATGCCGCACCAGCTGGTGGAAGGCATGCTCATCAGCGCCTTTGCGCTGAAGGCCTACCGTGGCTATATCTTCTTACGTGGCGAATACATTGAAGCGGCGGTGCATCTGCGCCGTG
This genomic window from Pantoea sp. Lij88 contains:
- the nuoE gene encoding NADH-quinone oxidoreductase subunit NuoE — protein: MHDQHIAIKTIDPNEVFVLSAEEHHAIEHEKHHYEDARAASIEALKIVQKQRGWVPDGAINAIADVLGIPASDVEGVATFYSQIFRQPVGRHVIRYCDSVVCHITGYQGIQSALEQQLNIKPGQTTSDGRFTLLPTCCLGNCDKGPTMMVDEDTHVHLTPEGIPSLLEQYQ